actttttataaagttaaaaacatctaaaaaaaattttcccaatgAATATGGAATTCAGGATGACAGTTATCTCAGGTCAGTGggagcagagaaaggaagggacCCATAAGATTAGATGTCAGTTATTGTTATGAATCTAGTTTTGTTTCAGTATGGGTGGTGGATCGGGAGATactacattattaaaaataactaattaagtaaataagtaaaagcCAGGCATGAACCAATAATGAGAGTATGTCATGAAACAGATGTTTAATCCAATTTTGTGcacctaagatttttttttttaaaaagtcccacaAGCTGCAGGAAGCTTTCTTTGATTTCAACTTGTATATTAATCATGCTCTTTACCAACTCCCGTAACAAATATGATTTGCATTACATGGTGTATCTTATAATATCTGTTGTTTCAAATGTAATGGTCTTGCTTCCTTACCAAGAATATAAACGTTTCCTATTTCCTTAAGGCTAGTATTTCTATCAGATATACTTTCTCTGAAAAGGTACTGACCATagagtaagtgctaaataaatacttgttaaacacacatatttaaattattcctcAAAGAATCAAAGTAAAGCTATGATCCCTTACcctaaattcctttaaaaatgttatattaatatctttaatttaAAGATTCTTAGTGCAATACTCAGGAAAAGAACTAATCTGTTACACAAAGGCCAAAATCACCTGCTCACCTGTTATGGCTGAGGGAGGCAGTGATGGGGGTAGGCACCACAGTCTGTAACCCTTCCCCTTCTATCTCAGTACCCACCAGGCAGATGAGCTGGAGTTCAGGTAATCCCACACAGTTCACTTCATGCCAACTTTTACCTGGAAGAGCATCATTGAATGGACaataatgtttattgaaaacaaagataaaaactCCAAACTTCTACCTAATACTCAGCTAAGCAGATATTACTCATAACACTACCTACTCTCTTCACTTTTCTAGTATTTTCTGTTACCCAGTAATTCCCAatgtaaataaattacaaaatttaatggacaaaattaataataaatgcataaatgattATTATAATGTCAACAATGCTATATCCCAACCCAGCACCCCATACCCCAATCATCGCCCCaataacaaaacaatataaacaaacaaCTTACTCTCCATGAGGTCCAGGTAAACCAAGAATGCTATGTAAACCTGGGTGGCATCTCCTATATCTAAGTTCATCATTTCTAAATACTGAAAATCAAAATGTAATTGTCAAATAGAGAAGGAagaatcttttaatattttctttcaatcaagcaagtattcattaaatatacatatataaaatacataaaactctCTTCTAGGTATAgccaaaattaaaaggaaatataagatCTGATCTCTGCCTCTAAATAACCTGCAATTGTTAAACACATGCATACTTAAAATTGTTAGGCAAATAACAATATATGACAGTAAGTGATTAAAAGTCATGTgcgtggggaaaaaaaacacaacagaacagGTCAGAGGAGCCCTATTCAGGGGGACTGGTTAGTGAATGCTTTATGGCAGAGGTGGGATGCAAGTTGAGCCCTAAAGGACATGTATGATTTAAGTAAACAGAGCAGTACAGTAATAGTGTGGGTAATCACATAAAGGTGAGACTAAGACACACATATTCAAAGACCTATAAAGAAGCCTATTTGCCATGAGTAGAGAAATTTGTTAATGAGATTTTCACTGGGACATGTTAACGGAGAACTTCTATTTCCCTGGCCTCTTATTTGGATGTGGAGAGACTCTCTCCCCAATCTTTCTCACTCAAGAATAGGCGGTTATTGGAATTAAAGAAAGGACTAGGCAAGCTCCTGCCTCTTTCAGATGTGCTGGAAAGCATCGGGGAACATTTTTCAGGCCTATCCCTGTAGGGGAAGCCTGAGGCTGTCCAGCTGTCAGTAACCAGGTGGATAAGCAGGGTTAATGCAGAGGTGAGGTATGAGCAGATCCACACCGGGGCAGATCTGAAGTCACATTCTCCTGTCCGCTTCACTGTAAGTGTACAGGTGCAGGAGAACAGGagtgttattattaatagctatTCACCTCAAACCTcaaaaaatgtctttgaaaatgACAATGAAAGTGTAATTTCAGGCCAGGTTGCAAGGTCTTGGTGGCCAAGCTAAAAGTTTGAGTTTTATCCATAAGGAAACACTGAGGATTTCCAAGCACGAGAATAATAAAAGTGCGGTTTGAGGATGGTAAATCCGATACCATTTTACTGAATGAACCTAAGTAATTTTCAAATTGAATCACAAAAAGTGggaactggaaaaacaaacattcactattatttcttttcttcttcttctttttttaatcagttCGCTCCTTCAAGAAGAAAACTCAAAGGGAAGATTTGATGGTCAGATTCTATACAGCCATTAGcttcagagaggaaaaaatcTGCAAGCATGTAAACTGCCTGAATAGCAACACCAAGtctagatgaaattttaaaaatgtgttactGGTGTTTCACTAATCAAATAAGTACACAGTGCTTTCTATGTACATTTCATGTCAAATGCCTTACAAATATTAAGTGATTTAATCCTGTAGTAGCCCTATGAGGTAAGTACGTACTATTAATGTCACCATTTTTCAGATAGCGAAACTGAGGCATAATGAGATCAAGCAGCCTGCCCTAAATCACAAAGCTGGTAAGCGACAGAATCAGGATTCAAACTTGGGGAGTTTGACTTTGagttcatgctcttaaccactgtgctcccttctccatcccattgtttttctttttatggcactaaataacatttttatgctattgtttctttttctcaccttttgGGAAGGACaaaggggacagggcaggaggaTAAAATCAAGCAAGAGAAGATGCAAAAGGGTTAACTTAACTCTTTTTAGATTTATaccttcaaaattttctttttcttgactgtTTTTAGATGATTATCTATGAATTATTGCTCTCAAGCAGAAGAGTGAAATTCTAGTGAAGTACTAGACCAGCCCCTGAGATTCCTGAAAAACCCACATCTCCATTCACTGCTTGGGCCATTACTGGTACAAAGCAGGGATCTCCCAAACAGAAACAGGCTAAGGGACCATCTTTATCTCTCTTGCTGCTAATATAGAAAAAGACACTCACAATGTGAGTAGCTTTGCTTTGGGCAAGACCCTATTCAAATTTTCcaagaaatctgaaaaattagGGATCTGTACCTGTGCAAAATCAAGATGCACATTCTGGGTCCAAGGCTAAGTGTAAATGTTAACTGTGCCTAAATCTTTATCATTATGGACGCCCCGATCTTAACTATGGCCCACAAACTGCCTTGCAttactgtgaagattaagtaAGTTCATCCCCGAAACGAGCTCTACCTAGAGAGCAAAACTCAACCATCAGTGGAGTGCTAGTAAGGGATCTCCGGTTTGAGAGAGGCGGGATTTAACGTCTTGCCCTCAGTTTAAGAATGGCTTTGGTGGGGGGGCTCGGGAAGGTGTCAGAGGGATAGTTCGACTCGTTTAAACAAGCAAAAATGATGCTGCCTTCTTCGGCCGGCAGAAGTGCACACCGGTCCCCCGCGCTGAAGGTGGCGCGCATCCTCAGCCATCCCGCGGGCAGAAAGGGGGAGCGCAGCCCAGGAGTTCCGCCTCGGGTAGGGGCCGCGACCGCCGCGACCGCCGCGCCGCTCCCCTCGCGCCTCCTGACCTTAGGGTGGGAGCCCATCCAGGCGTCCTCAGGGGCCCACGTGTGAACGCCGCTGCTACCGCGAACGCCGCCCGGGCCCAGGCCGCTGCACCCGGGGGTCGGCTCGGAATCGCCGCCTTCCTCCATGCTGGCCGGTGTGGCGCGCCCGTGGTGCACCAGGacccgcgcccggccagaagccGGGGCGCGCGCGCCTGGGTTCCGCTTCCTGGCCGCCCGCAGGGGCTCAGGAATTGGAAGGAAAGTTGGAGCCTCTCTTCCCTGTAACAAGGGTAGCTGGAATCTGCTTGAACGCTCTCTAGTTTCGCGCTGCGCTTATTTAAATCTGGGCAGATTCTACCGTGAAAAATGTTCTGGAGTAGCCTGAGCCCGGGAGCTCTTAACCCTCCTTAAGCCAGTGCCGCCTGTAGCTCATTTGAGAAAGTGGGGAATACTTAAGACCTCATTGCCTTCAGCACTGGGGTCCTGGCACAGGAAAAGCCTCATTCATTGCCCTGTCAGAGAAGTCTAAAGTAGAACCACATTTTTAGAGTGGGCCCACCTTTAAAGATTAGAGGAAATACGAGTTGAATGAATGTTCAGAGAGGTAGAAAACAGACCAGAAAAGCATATGACCTGGAAGCCAAGGTCGAGGAGTTTCAGACAGGCAGAACAgggcattttaaacatttttaaatttactgtgaGTGAGATGGGGAGCCATTGAAGCTCCTGTTATGTTTTAATAGGATCACTCTGATTAATGTGTTGAGAATAGATGGGAAGGCGGGGAAGGGAGAGGTGCAAGCAGGGACTGGTTAAGAGGCTATTGCATTAACCAGAGCAAAAAAATGACTCTTGAAATTCAAAGTACCAGACAAAACAGAACTTCTACTTCCAAATGTGGTAGACTAAGACCCTACTGGACTATACTCCAGcaaaaaacaactataaaacttGGCCGTAATACAAAAAGCAACTACCTGAAGATACTGGAATATGAACAGCAGACTGGTAGGAAGGGCAAGCTTGCTTGGAGAAGTGCAGATGAGGAACTCTAAAAGACAGTTCCCCTCTCCTTGGTATTTAGCTTGGGGCTAAGTGCAGTTCCAGAGGCAGGctttgcagcagcagcaggggtgCACGTAGAAAACCTATCTATTTTTCTTATCTGAGTAACCAGAAAAGTGAAGCCAGAAAACTTTGAATGCTGAAGAGATTAGGAAATCCCAAGGAAGGAATTAAAGAGTGGATTCCCAGACTCTGTCAATCCACATCTCTGACAGATCCTGAACCACCCAAAATAGAATCACAGCCCCTCAATGACTGCCCCCCAAGGAAGAGAGTTTGCAGTTCAAATCCCACCAAGAAAAGTATCtgctaatattaatagaaaggaaataacaCTCATCTGAGAAAAATAGTAGAATTCAGACTCTCCACAATTTAACACTCATAATAAAGTCCAGAATACTATCCAAAATTATCTTACAtatgaaaatcaagaaaatgtatCACGTTCTTTAAAGTCTGACCCTAAGCCAAATCAGATGTTGAAACTGACAGGTAAGGATTCTAACATGACTGTTATAACTATCCTTAATGAAGGATGACACTAACTAGGGACACTGACTGACACTAATTAAAATGATTGTAAATGAATAAATCTCTCTGACCCTAAAGATCCAAATCAGTTCCTATGATGGCATGTATAGAAGCATTAAGAGCATTTGCTGCTAATCTGAGTGCAGGGGAAATTTTACAAATCAGTAATGCATTAGGTACTAATGCGAACAAAGTTCAAATATGTTCAAGGGAAGATCTTCAGTTTaagcataaggaaaaaaaatgtagggTAGGGAAACCTAGAAGCATGAAGAATGAACCGTAAACCACAAAAATAACAGATGAATACCATCTTTTGGCAAATAGATAAAATACTATTGCTTAGAAAAAAACATGATACATTCATGCATgttgaatattaatttaaaatattaaatccttTTGACTTTTAATGTTATTGTCTATTTAAAAGAgttaaaggataaaaattaagTGTCTCTTGGCTTCCATGTTAAgcaatgaaaacttttaaataggTCTTGGTAATTGGGAATGGCTAAGAATGAACACAAAGGATTTGGGAACACTTAGCCTAGTCTTTAAAGTATAGAATCCAAATGGCTATCATAGCAATCTAGAGTGAAATCCACCAGAGAACAGGGGAGAGTTTCAGCATCTGGTAGCCTGGAGGATTTCTCCTTTTGTAAATGCTTTAATAGTTCACTCTATTAAAGAACCAAAGTGGTTAGGGAAAAAAAGCTAGGTAAGAAATAACAGATAAAATTCCACCTGAGTATACTGGATTTAATCAAATCCAGTGTAATCTGGCACTTGCTGAACTGATTTCCCAACTTGATATCCTGAGCCAGACTATTTtattcctacaaaaaaaaaagaatctgtaacGTCTAGGCAGAGACATGAATTCAGTAAGAGTCTCAAGAGGAAAATGAACACTGAATTGTGATGTGAATCTttagtgtgttttaaaaaaataaaagaacaacaacaagaagaaaaagcttttgtacagtaTTGTATAAGACAGTGATCCCAAGATGAAAAATGTAGGCTAGCAATCTGGATCAGCTTTTCATTCATTAGTTTTAAGAATGTTCATATataccttgttctttttttttgtacatgaaacatgcatttcccattctgtatgtttcAAGAATAAGTGAAATGTTAATAATTCtagcaaaatatttacaaagctatgatattttactatttatatgcatatgtgAGAAGACTCCAAATATAGAAATGAATTTAGAATAATCCAAATTatgttttctccactttttttcataaatgtaaGAGTATGATTTAAATTCCCCATTTACAAAATCAAGATatagtcatttaatttttaaatgactgcttatatttagaacaaaaaaaaaattaaggtaccTAGGATAAAGATGAGCAAGAACTTTATGGAGAACATCATGAATGTTACTGAAGATAATtagagaagacctaaataaataacctaaaatGGTAACCTAAAACATGCTATGTTTTTGGAGAGAAGGATTCAATATTGTACAAAGGGCAATTTCCCCCAAATTGATCCATAGATTCTAGCAATGCCAATCAAAATCCTAATAGGGATCTTCCTAATATCTGATAAGCTGATTCTGAAATGTGGGCATAAAGGCCAAAAATAACCAAGACCCTTCTGATGAACAAAAGGAGAGAACTTCTTATAAAGGTCTGTAATTATAAGTACATGATATTGGTTCAGGACAGGTtaaataaaccaatggaacaaaatagggAGCCAAGGAACAAACCCATACAAATGTGGAAGGAGGTGACGTCACAGTGCAGGAAGGGAAGATAAAAAAGGATGATTCAATATATGGTATGGAAGCAAACACTTCTAAatgtttagaagaaaatacaaaagaatattttatgaccCCAAGATAGagatggatttctttttttttttttttttttttgttgagacagagtctcactttgttgcccaggctagagtgagtgctgtggcgtcagcttagctcacagcaacctcaaactcctgggcttaagcgatcctactgcctcagcctcccgagtagctgggactacaggcatgcgccactatgcccggctaattttttctgtatagatttttagttgtccatataatgtctttctatttttagtagagacggggtctcgctcttgctcaggctggtctcgaactcctgacctcgagcgatccacccgtctcggcctcccagagtgctaggattacaggcgtgagccaccgcgcccggccgagatggatttcttaaacaagacacaaaaaccatatgaaaaaagTTTGATAAATTTGGCTGTATTTCAAGAATTTCTGATATAAAGAGAGTGGGGAAGAGGAAGTTATAGACTTGGAGAAGGGATCTGCAACAcgtaattaaaagaaaagataccAATAATTTATACAGAACTCCTAAAATCAATcaagtaacaaaacaaaatgccccctatgagaaaaaaaatgggaataaatagaaaaaaatacataaatggccAGCAAACGTACTGGTGCTCAACCACATTGGTTGAGTGACAAAATGCAAATTGAGGCAAGAAGATACCATACATACCCACCAGATTAGCAACAAAAGCCAAGAGTTGGCTGAAAAGTAGAGCAAAAGAAAGATTTACAAATCCTGTTATTCAACAATTCTACTCTCAGGTGTATATCCtagagcaatattttttaaatgaagtccCAGGATCTATTAGTGGTTGTGAAATAAATTGAGTGAGTtgattacaattttttaaaataaattatttaaaatatgtagagaGAGCTTCAATCAACAacttgaatgaatctcaaaaacagtTAATGTACATTCATAAATGTTAATCACAGAAAAACATATAAGGtataatttaatgtatataaaattcaaatataccagcattattcataatagtccaaaagtggaaacaacccaaatgtccatcagctaatgaatgtataaatgaaatgTAGTATgttcataccatggaatattattcaccaattaaaaggaataaagtactgaaacatgctacaatatggatgaaccttgaaaacatggtTAGTGAAAGAGGCTGATCACAAAGGATCatgtattgtataattccatttgtataaaatgtcTAAGATAGGTAAATCTacagagatggaaagtagattagtgagAGAGTAGGGAGAGCTGGGAAAAAAGAGGATTGACTGCTAATGAGTACAAGTTTCTTttgagggtgatgaaaatgtactAAAATTGATTATGATGATGTAGCATAACTATGAATATACTATGcataaaaaccattgaattgtatatttaaatagatgaattgtatggtatgtgacaaaaattcaaatgcaggcaaaatgaacacatatttaagaaatatattagtcaaggttctccagagaaacagaaccaataggatatatatatatatatatatatatatgtcctatatatatgcacacacataggatatatattatatatatatatgtattaaatatatataaaatgtagagagagtgagagagagagaggttttaaGGAATTAGCTCACGTGAttgtgggggctgggaagtccaaaatctgcagggcaggctggcaggctggagacagTCTTGAGTTCAGgggcagtctggaggcagaattcctttcTTCTCAGAGGAtcccattcttttctctttaggcCTTCAACTTATGGgagaggcccacccacattatgaggggtaatctgctttactcaaagtgtACTGACTTAAATTTTAATCACATTGGAAAAAtacttcacagcaacatctagactggttTGAACAAGCAACTGGGCATGCTAGCCTAGTCagtttgacacataaaattaatcaggAGGTGAAGTTCTAAACAAAATTAAGAGACTGATAATCACAAAATTCAGCCTTGTGCTTATCTGTGGAGAGTAAACAAAGCATTGTGATAAGAAGTACCCACAGAGGACTTCAAAGTCAACGGTTGTGTTCTGTATCTCAAAGTGGGTGCCAAGTATATGgacattcatttttattagtagtatttaaattaatatattaggTATATGGATTATGTAtattagattataaaatatatttcatgtttattaaatattcttattaaaatttttctaagattgAGAGTACAAAGGGATAAGTTGGAAATTTCTATAAATAAGCAGATACATATATGCAGCCTGAAATAATACCTGACTTTGTAAACATGAATAGGCATTGAAAGCAATTCATGGTCCAAAAGATATCCCATCTCTATCTCAATATTTTTTCAACATGTTATCAACATGAATATTGAGTTTTACCAAGGAGAACTGAGTAAAAACCCACATTGCAAATCTGCAAATTAAAAATGCCGTATTAAAATTAcccccaaatattaataatgtttgtGGTGGGATAGTGGATTATgagtggtttttctttctttctttttttttttcgttccatttcaacattttttaatccTGTAGTAAAACAGACATTAATAAATCATTGAATTTTAGAGCCTCCCCTCCACATTCATGctaaaatatttccttccttcctttctttcttcgtttcttccttccctgtctaAAATCTCCAGTATAACGTTGAAAAGAAGTGATGAGAGCtgacatccttgtctttttcttggtctttcagtctttcaccatgaAGGATGATGTCAGGCTGTAGGCTTTTTGTAGATtccctttatcaagttgaggacgTTCACCTCTACTCCTATATAGCTGAGAATTTTCATGAGGATTGCATCTTGGATTTGTGAAATGCTTTCCCTGCATCTCTTATGATGATCTTATGGTTTTTCCTTTCAAGtttgttaatatggtaaattgcattgattgatttttgccagtttttttaattgtggtaaaacacacataacataaaatttaccatcttgaccatttttaagtgagCAGGTCAGTGTTATTAAATACACTCAcaatgctgtgcaaccatcacaactatccatctccagaactcttttatCTTATAAAACTGAACTCTAtaaccattaaataataactccccatttctcctacCCCCAGCCCTCGGCAACcaacattctactttctgtctgtacaATTTTGAGTACTCTAAGTACCTTATATAAgttgaatcatatagtatttgtctttttgtgactggcttttttcacttagcatattatCCTTAAGGTTACATGTTATAgtgtatgtcagaatttccttcctttttaaggctcaaCAAtattccatgtgtgtgtgtgtgtgtgtgtgtgtgtgtataccacattttgcttatgcGTTTATACAtcgatgaacacttgggttgcttccacattctaactattgtgaataatgctgccatgaacgtgggtatacaaatatctctttgagaccttgttttcaattgttttggtctatactcagaagtggaattgctggatcatatggttaattctatttttaatttcttgagaaaCTGCCATCTTGTTTTCCAcggcagctgtaccattttacatccccatcAACAGTGCACAAATATTCCAGTTTCTCtgcaccctcaccaacacttgttattttctgttttttggtaatagccattctaatgagtATAAGATGgtattttagttttgatttgcatttccctaatgattagtaatgttgagcaacttttcatgtgcttatggtcatttgtatattttctctggaaaaatgtctatttaagtcctttgcccatttttaagaaatgattaaacataaaatcatataattttccAGCTTTCCCTCTTTCTACTTCCCATCCTACTCTCCAGCCATGCTCTATTCATTGAAGTTCTCAAATGTGTTATgctgtttcattctttcttctccagttccatctaccTGGAATTCCAACCCCTGTCTCCCCTTCTGCCCGCTGTCCTTTTCCTAATACATGCTGCTTACTTTTCAATACCCAGTTCAAAGACATCTCTTCAATAAAACGTGTTCTAACCATCTCCACTTCCTTCGTTGTGCTCCTTTTTCCATCATAACACATATAacaatttatcatatttattcattcatatgatATATCTTAATTACCCATGCATTTTCAGCACCTGTACCTTAGCACAGGGTAGGCACTGAGTAAATGAGTGAACACCATTTAAGGGACACATCTATTCTTCTTAAATGAGACATagcagtatattttaaatttgtataaatttgtttAGAATTGATAAACATTTTTCTGTAGTAACTATTATATAGTTCTTGGATGCACAAAGAACGTAGACAAAACTTTGACATTGAGACAGTTGAACTTCAACCTTTCCCACCTCAGTCACtgctcttccccctgccccacatCCTCTCCCTTTCAAGAACCCAGAGTCTGCAGCCCACATATCAGAAATGCAAGGACTTGCTTTGTCATCAAAGAGTTCAATGCTCCAAATGAGGATCCCATTCAGTTCCCTTCATCAAAGCTTCTTATAATGAATCTCAGTTTAGATGCTGAAATTAAGAAATCTGATTTCATAATTCACATAAGCATAGGAATGACAGAAGATATTGCCTGATATTCTTCTCTGAAGTATTCTGAAATTGGCATACTTGTCAACTCAAGTGAATTTTACATTGTAGGATTTTAAGCCGGATAAGATAAGTTAGTAAAACAGTACAGCTAGTGAAAGAAAGGTATTTTGGTGCAGAAGAAATAAGCCTGGATAATTCAGCCAAGAGACTCCCTTTGCCAACTGTCCCCAGGACTATGGGGACAGGCCACTTTCTTCCCCTTTTTCCAGAGGAAAAGTATTCAggcatttaaaacttttatacacTGGAAGAAACTGATGCTCAAAGAGGTCAAGTCTCCAATGCCACACAGAGAATAAGGGACACAAGTGAGACAAAAATTCAGCTCCAACTCCAAGCATCTATTGCTCCTTCTAGAACATTACATATGCCCCAAAGACATTTATATCCTCCTCTTGTTGGCTGCTGGAGCCACAGACACCTTGAAAATCTTTTCTACAAGAAGTCCTCTAACCATCTCAGAGGACCTGCCTCCACCACAGCTGCACTGAGGGTGACAGTCCCAGAAGAAGGTCCTCTGTGCTGGAACAGTGTGGGGAGGGGACATGAGAGAAAGTGCTCACTTCCAACTGGCTGTGGGAACTATTGGGCCAGTCTATTGGCAGTAGAGACAAAGAGATGTATGTGTACAACCCTGGCTTTTCATTCAATCAATTTTCCATGGAAAGAGTAAAatataattggcttttatttttaaactagttTTTACAAATTTACTGTCTTATAATATTGATTCTATGAAGGAGGAAAAACATCCAAGAGTCATATCACTGATTTCTAAAGAACTTATGGAACAGATCTGTTAGTCAGATGGGGACTCAACCTTTCCCatgcttcctttcctcccttcttacCCCCTGCCCCTGTATTTAAAATGATCTACTGTTACACACCCTGTCATGACCATAATATCCTCAGTGACTAAATGAGCACTCTAAATGGATTAAAAGCTTTAAATAGGTATTTTGCAAGTTATATGGCTGGAAAACTTTTGATGTCATCTAAAGACCAGGTTGTAATTATT
This is a stretch of genomic DNA from Eulemur rufifrons isolate Redbay chromosome 27, OSU_ERuf_1, whole genome shotgun sequence. It encodes these proteins:
- the TSEN15 gene encoding tRNA-splicing endonuclease subunit Sen15 isoform X3, which produces MEEGGDSEPTPGCSGLGPGGVRGSSGVHTWAPEDAWMGSHPKYLEMMNLDIGDATQVYIAFLVYLDLMESKSWHEVNCVGLPELQLICLVGTEIEGEGLQTVVPTPITASLSHNSCTKKKGHMRTQQKEDYLQAGKRGVTRN
- the TSEN15 gene encoding tRNA-splicing endonuclease subunit Sen15 isoform X1; amino-acid sequence: MEEGGDSEPTPGCSGLGPGGVRGSSGVHTWAPEDAWMGSHPKYLEMMNLDIGDATQVYIAFLVYLDLMESKSWHEVNCVGLPELQLICLVGTEIEGEGLQTVVPTPITASLSHNRIREILKASRKLQGDPDLPMSFTLAIVESDSTIVYYKLTDGFMLPDPQNISLRR
- the TSEN15 gene encoding tRNA-splicing endonuclease subunit Sen15 isoform X2, encoding MEEGGDSEPTPGCSGLGPGGVRGSSGVHTWAPEDAWMGSHPKYLEMMNLDIGDATQVYIAFLVYLDLMESKSWHEVNCVGLPELQLICLVGTEIEGEGLQTVVPTPITASLSHNRIREILKASRKLQGDPDLPMSFTLAIVESDSTIVYYKLTDGFMLPDPQVSFENISLRR